A window of Mus musculus strain C57BL/6J chromosome 3, GRCm38.p6 C57BL/6J genomic DNA:
aaTGGTCTCTCTCTTCTTCCAGCGCTTATCAAGACATCCGGTGACTCTTCCTTACACCTGCCTCTCCTGAAATTCAGACTTTCCAGGCTCTAGGACTTCAGTCCTGGTCTGCTCAGGATCTGGGGATGAAAGagaggaatcctgaagaagtgaaGAGCAACCAGTATGCTCCTTTAAATTTAGGAATATTACTTCCTAATTAAATTAAGATCAATTCAAATTACATGTATGTGCGGAGTGAGGTGGGGGTGGTGTCTGTGCTCTTGAATACTAGTGATCTTAAAAGTAGGAGAGCCTGCGGTTTCCCTGCAGCCGGAGTTATAGCCCGAGCAGCCTGATATGGACTATAGGAACCaactctagtcctctgcaagGCCAGTGTGTGGTCTAagccactgaatcatctctccagaccctcttAAGAAAAGTATTTACTAcagtgagaaaaaataaaaactataaggtataagattttattgttttattaaatcTTGGATTCTGAGGCTGGAAAGCAACTATTTTGGACAAAATTCCTAAAATAATATCACATTTACTTTGTGGTTACTTGtcttttaagaataaaataaagagtgAGCTTGTTTTGgggaacattaaaaacaaaaaaattaacacaaCATATTGGTGACACATTATGTGCCATGATGAAATCTCAATAGCCACTTTTCTTCCCTACTATATAGTTTTTTGAATGGGCAGTTAAAGAATTTCATGAGGTCCTCTATTTgggtttaatttaaaagaaaaggaaaagaacattaAATTCCAATACAGTAATGGAGTGGAGTGGTACTACCTTGAGATTTGTAAAGAAGATGGTTTGTCCATAAATGAAGTAAAGACTAAAAGCTTAACTAATATATCTATTTAGAGCTAAAACTATAGAAAATGTTCATATACTTTTCAGATAATTTTTGAAAACTACCAATAGGTAGCAATTTGAGGATATAGTTTTTTAAGATGGTGATTCGTGAATAAATTATGGGCGACGTCagtactggtgaggatgtggagaaagaggaacactctttcattgcttgtgggattgcaaactggtacaaccactttggaaatcaatctggtggttcctcagacaattggaaatagttctatctgaagacccagctataccactcctgggcatataaccaaaagatgctcctaTATATCATAAagaatattcatagcagccttaattgtaatagtcagaagctggaaacaaccccgAAGTCCCTTCATGGaagaatatatacagaaaatgtggtacatttacacaatgaaatactacttagccattaaaaacaaggacatcatgaattttacagacatatggatggaaacagaaaatatcatcctgagttaggtaacccagacccaaaaggtacatatatgagtacatatatggtatgtactcactggtaagtggatattagcccaaaagttcagaatacccatgatataattcacagaccatatgaagtttaataagaaggaagtcccaagtgtggatgcttcaatctcatttagaaaggggaacaaaataatcacaggaggcaaagggagggtgggacctggatgggagaggggtaggagaggttaaaaaaaaaaggcgggCATGATAAGGTATGGAGGGAGAAAAGCCCAgaaggccaagagaatgaatagaaatatgcagcagtgTAGGGTGGGGATTGGGGGggcactagaaagtcccagacaccagggatgtgAGGGGCTCCCGGGAACcagtggggatgaccttagctgaaatgacCAACAGTGAAGAGATAGAAgctgaagagatcacctccaatagatagacatGGTCCCTAGTTGAGGCATGGGGATgcccactcatctcaaaaattttaacccagaattgttcctgtctaaaggaaatgcagggacaaaaatatggagcagagactgaaagaaaggccacccagagaccaccccactttgggatccatcccaggCATAGACACCAAAccttgacactattgctgatggcaAGATGTACTTGCAAAGAGTCTAGCATGACTGTtctctgactgagacagatgcagatactcacagccaaccactggactgagcctggggacctcaatggaagagtcaggggaaggactgaaggagctgaaggggatggcaaccccataggaaaaacaacagtgtcaactaattggatgctcagagctcccagggattaaagctaccaaccaaagagcatgggcTGGTTCTTGCCCCtctccacatatgtagcagaggactgtctgacctcagtgggaggggatgcacttggtcctgtggaggcttgatgtgcCAGAGAAAGGGGACACTGGAGAGGtgaggtggaggtgggtgggtgggtggaagaacacccttttagagatgaaggggagggaagatggggtgAGGGGCTCATGGTGGGGGGACCAGGAAGGAGgacaacgtttgaaatgtaaataaataaaataattaataaaaaatattcactTGAGCTAAACAAGTTAGACTAACGTGTTCCAAAAACTTACTTGCTAAATCAAATGAACTGTcaattttcaaagtattttaaaataaaatgtatattgcATATTATATCAATATCATATACTTTCTTTTATATCACAAATAACTTAATCCAGCCAAACAAGAGTAAAGACCAttattcaagttttattttctgttaggTATGGCTATCTATCTGAAGCAGGGTTTGAAAAAATAGCATTGACCACAGGAGAGAGTAGGGTTCATATAGCATCCTAAAACTGTAAGACTCTGGGGTTTTCATGGGTTGAGGGATTTCTAGAGGAATTTTAGTTACAAAGGAACTTGACTgaacatttcaaaattatttggaAGAACATCTTATCAGAGTGCATGTCAGGGTATAGGGTATAGAACATGTCAAATTCTAGAAGACAGGCCAAGATCTGGTCAAATCCAAgttttacagaaaacaaaaatgaacttaTTTTGACATCCTAATAAGATGTCTTCTAATCTTAAGATGGAGTCAGGCTGGTTCAGcaatactgttttttaaaaagaacccaGAACCTTTGCTATGCTGTAATCTCAAAAGATCTTTCAATAAAGAAAGCAACAGGCTGGGCCTTAATATTCCTAATATTTCAGCACATTTTAGTATTCAGGAGCAATATCTTCTCTTCTTAGtggggtttctgtttgtttggtatttttctgttttttttttttttttttttttggtttttttgttaatGTCTGAGGAGAAACATAAGATATAAGAAAAAGTTTCATTTTAAGGAACAGAAGATTTAATATCATAGAAACAAATTTTCTTCACAAGTTTTTAGAAAATTGTCACTAGTGAAAATTAATAACATATTATACTTTTATAAAACTATCATGTAAATGGATTTAAGCGAGATGAATTAGTATGTAATAGCTAGCATTTTCAGTTGTTCTTGAATTTCTAATACCCAAAACcactattctttttttctctttgcataTGTGTAAACTCATTGACACTTGTTAAGCTATGAAAGTGTCCTGGTAACACAGTAAAGTTGTTTCTCCTCAAGGGACAATTGGTGTTTGTGAAAAAGTTAATCAGTTCACCTATTACGTgctgtaaataaaaagaaaaaagagaagccaGAAACTTTCTatttcaaggtgtgtgtgtgaagggtgaATAGGGCAAAGGGCATTCTCCCTCTAATATTAGTGAAAGCACAGACAGGCCTTCAGCCCACGCATAGGAAACATTCTCTGAAAACCTACTGAACACACCTGCACTGAGCACACCTGCACTGAGCACACCTGCACTGAGCACACCTGCACTGAGCACACCTGTACTGAGCACACCTGCACTGAGCACACCTGCACTGAGCACACCTGCACTGAGCACACCTGCACTGAACACACCTGCACTGAGCACACCTGCACTGAGCACACCTGCACTGAGCACACCTGCACTGAACACACCTGCACTGAGCACACCTGCACTGAACACACCTGCACTGAGCACACCTGCACTAAACACACCTGCACTGAGCACACCTGCACCGAACAAACTTGCTTTACATGCACTGACACTCCAGTAGAGAGATGTGCATTCATTACCACAAGAAAACAGAGGTTTTCTTTGCTGCTACACTTTTCTCATTCTTGACTTTCAGTTTCCAATTGCAGCACGACcagtctgaggctagcctcagGCCTCCTTCTGTCTtaccttccctgtctctttcttttttttttttttctaattcatttgTTGTCACTAATAAATGATGCTGAAGCAAGCAGATGCCTCCCATAAAATCCAGTTACCTTGGGCCAGCAAAAGATTTCATAGGGTACAGGACCCTGCCACCAAGCCTCATCAGAGTTTGACTCATGGGACCTACATGGCAAAAGGAGGGAACCTACTCCTGCAGGTTATCTTTTGACCTCTACAGGGGTTCAGTagggcacatacatgcacacacatgtaaattgTTGTGGTTAAGACCTGGTTCTTCCTCACATTCCCacgctcccagaaataagactcagactcaaaatatatttacaaataccttggccatgaagctaggctcttctctgactagaatcaTGACTTAAgataacacatttattttaacctacattctgccacacGGCTAGTTACTTGTGATCAGGTCCCATGTATCTGTCTCCTCATAGCTTCCCAGAACAGATTTCCTGCCTGTTCTATTCCAGAATTCTTTTCCTTCTCAGATGCCCTACCTCCCACTTCCTGCCTAAGTCATAGGCCacaggctttttaattgacaggtgatgtatccatacaatacacaagatattcttgctacagctaatcttggttgtcacctTGAATACACCTAGAATAAACCAAAAGCCAGACATCAGCCACAAAGCTGGCACCTGTGAGGGGTTTTCTAGATTGGATtgtttgaggtaggaagacccactCTAACTAGGGGCCATATCTGCTTGCTCTTACCCTCACTGATTGTTTAAGTTAGGGGTCTATTGCTGCAGGAAAAGACTATGATCAAGAGTTGCAGAGGAAAAGGTTGACTTgccttatgcttccacatcactgttcatcactgagggagTCAGGGCAagagctcaaacagggcaggagcctggaggcaggtgcTGATGAGGGCCgtagagggatgctgcttactggcttgctcaggctactttcttacagaacccaggaccaccagtccagggatggcaccacccacaataggctgttTCTTCCCCAAACCCCAgtcaatcactaatttagaaaacgTTCCATAGGTTTGATTACAGCCTGATCTTTTAATTTGAAGCTTCTCAGAGGACGTtatcttatgtcaagttgacataagccTAGCCAGCACACTGGCAAATTCATCCAGCTTGTTTCTGAGGCATTCCTTTGCTCATTTTAGAACCTACATTTTTGGGATTCCAAACACAGCTTAAAGACCGGCAGCTCTTTAGGAACCCTCTAGGACTCTAGCAACAGATTGGAACTGCTGAGATATCTagtctcatggactgaacaattaCTAGATTCTTGGCCTTTCCATCAGGAGACACCCATTGTTGGCCTACCTAGACCACAGCCTATAAACAACTAATAAATCTGACTTTAATATGTATTCTACCAGATCTATTCTTTTAGAgaaacctgactaatacagatgacTCTGGGagatgctggcacatgcctttaatgccagtactcaggaggcagaggcaaagagttctgagttcaaggccaacctgaccCACAGAATGAAagagccaagactacatagaaaaaccctgtcttaaaaaataaaacaagcagccgggcgtggtggcgcacgcctttaatcccagcactcgggaggcagaggcaggtggatttctgggttcgaggccagcctggtctacagagtgagtaccaggacagccaggactatacagagaaaccctgtctcgaaaaaccaaaaaaaaaaaaaaaaaaaaaaaaaaaaaaaaaccaaaccccccccccaaaaaaaaacccaacaaactgCAACCAAACCCCAACAAACTGCAACCAAActaaccaagcaaacaaaaccccaaagctAACTAGTAACTAGTACATACTATTTTATAATCTGAAAGAAAAGTTAAATAGCTCTTCCCTGCCTGGGTAGGTGtggtgcttggcccagggagtggcactattaggaggtgtggccttggaggaagtgtgccacggtgggtgtggctttgagaccctcctcctagctgcctgtgaGACAgtcttctgttttccttcagaacaagatatTCCTTCTTCAGCACCTTGGGGTCCATTCCAGATACAAATTATAGCAGTGTTTGAGAGAAACAACCCAAGGAGagtagggtttgtttgtttgttttttttttaaccaaatagATATATACTGTgacttctcattttaaaatactgtttcaCCAAGTAAAACCTCTGgatacattttcattttacatcctattttattttaaagaaaaaacacctTTCAGTCATTAATGCAAAATTTCCATAGAGACTGTGTCCTAAGATGGTCATTATGGCATTTAGAACAAACATTATTAAAAGAGCCACAAATTGGAGGCCCTTGGAGTTATCATTAATTGGCAGGTTTGTATCTAAGGTAGCAAACATTTGCAGATATTtgcattcactttttaaaatctgtgtgtgtgacacacacacacacacacacacacacacacacacacggcatcaCACACAAGCCATTTTTCTAGTTAACTTGAAAAATACTGTTGGTGTTGGATTTTACACTTGCCAACAAACCCCAAAGctgtatgtcacacacacacaaatccatttTTCTAGTCACCTTGAAAAATACAGAGTACAGCCAGGTTGGTGTTGGACTTTACACTTGCCAACTAACCTCAGAGCGTCTGTTTGGGCAGGAAGTATGCTTTCTAGTTCAGTGCAAATCCCATAAAACACTGCCAACAGCTTGTTTCTGGCAGGTACGCACATTTGCAGTTGTGTTTGTTCTAAACTATGGAAACTGACGAAACAACTCAAATAATTAATTTCTTATAATTAATGTTGAAAAGAgcgtactggctgctcttcacttcttcaggattcctctCCTTCATCCCCAGATCCTGAGCAGACCAGGACTGAAGTCCTAGAGCCTGGAAAGTCTGAATTTCAGGAGAGGCAGGTGTAAGGAAGAGTCACCGGATGTCTTGATAAGCGCTGGAAGAAGAGAGAGGCCAttaggagagaaaaggaaggaatgaaggagggaTGCTGAGGGAAGGAGCACATGGACAGGGAGACTTACCTTCTCCTTCTCCAGATATAGTAGACTACAGCACCCACCACCACTAGCATGATCAGTACTATGAAGACGATCAGGCCCACGGGTGCTTGCCTGGCATCTGGTTTGGAAGAATACAATGTATCTCTCAACAGAAAACCAGTACATGTTTCAAGTTCCCCATTCTAATTTAAAGTATATCCATTCCATTTCTCATGATCAGGATCTGGCTACTGTGTGAATCTGGGTAGTTACCCTATCTTAGCATCAACGTCTTCATTCTTAAACTCAAAATAACAACACTTGCTTCAAAGCTAAGGGACAAGTGGAAGTAGGGGCAGCAAAATGTCCAGTGCTCACCCAGGACACGCCCAATATACTGCAGCTATGCCTTGGGCCTTGGGTCCTCTCTACTGGGGAATGGCTCTTCCCAAACTTCTTTATTTGCCACTGACCTCTGGATCTTGTCAGTTTctgggtcttctttcttcttatacAGAGAACATCTTATCTCAAGTCTTTTGGGGTTTCTTTTTTATCTAGAATTCCCTCCTTCTAGCTCTTCTATAATAGTTAGGGGCTTCATTTCTGAATCTAGATCTGTTCAACTCCCGCTCCATGTTTGATGGCTGCCTCTGCTCACTGGCAACCCAGGCTCCAGTTCTTTCTTACCCCAGTAGAGGATGATATCCTGTCCTCCTAGGCTGCTGTGCTTCACCCTGCAGGCCAGGCCAGcttcctctccagcctccacatccAGGGTTGCTTGAAGATACCATGTCTCATCAGCATTTGGCAGGAAATCACCTCTGTGAGTACCCTGTTGCTCCTGGTCACCCCGCATCCACATCACCCACACAGGTTTTGGGTAGAAGCCAGAGACATGACACACCAGCTGCCTATGGCCATGTGCAGAGCTGGGGACACTGGACAACCAGGCCACTGGCTTCTCTGTACTCATcaagagaataagaaaaaaaatttaaagcaagacattttatattaggGGCTCCAGGTCTCCAATCAAGTTCATGCTTCCCACAGGTCCACCTCTGGAGATGAAGTTGCCTATTAGTTTAATCCATTTGTCTCCCTCTGGCTAGGAAGACCATCCCTGATACTTCTACCCCCCTCCCTGATCTGAGTCTCCTGTAGCCCTCCTCTGTACTCTGGAACAATCTGAATTTCAGCTGGTACAGCCTGCCTCAAATATGGCATGGCTCAGTTTTCATCCCCAGTTTTATTTAACTCaatttatagaacccaagagtgGCTGTCAGTGAGAAAATAAACCCCACAGGCCTTACTCATCTCTTCCTAGTCCTTGCCCTTCCTCTACAGCTGACAGTGATGTAAAAACCTAGATGGATCCAAGTGGAGAGCCAGGGTGAAAATAGCCAGCTGACCTTGCTTCTCTAGGTCTGACTTCCCTGCCTCTAGGAGACCACGGACAAATAGGGGGCAGGTGTCATTCAGGAGCATCTGCACGGTTGCACTTGTCCCTTGATCAGCGTTGAGCACTTTGATGGGCAAGTCTAACCAAGATGGGGCCCCTGGGACTGTCTGCCAGGACGTTCCCCAGAATCTCACGACATATTTTCCTTGAAATGCTACGTGTAAAAAGCTTTCCGAAGCATTCCCAGGGTACATTTCACAGCCCGCAGACAGCTGGATCTCAATGGGATCTGTAAGGAGGAGTAGGCAGAGACCAAAGAGTTCATGATTAAGGGATTTGGAAGAAAGGAATTGGTATGAAGATTATCGTTAAGTGCCAGTTGAGGAAAATGATCATGGTGCCCTAGAGCAGAAATGGGCTATTTTTAGAAGGGACAAGGGTTACTTTTAGACAGAAGTAAAACCATAAGGGTGGACAGAGAAGAGAAGCTATGCCCGATGCCCACAGTTATCCAGCTGGGGTCTGGATCACTCCTGCCCACTGGGTTCAGGGTTCCAACCCCTCCACTCACAGTCTTCTTTAGGTGACATCATTTTGACTAATTCCTGTATGTCCCTGGTAAAGCTGACTCGATAGACTTGAAACATATGCTGCAACTTCTCCCACTGCTGGTTACTCAACTTGCCCTGGGACCATGGCTTCGTGAAGCTGATGGTGGCTGAGTCATTACTCCAACGGTGAGTCTGCAGATCCCCCAGCCAGACCACGCTGTCTGTGCGGGACCAGCTTCTGTTTGCAAAGGAAGACATCTGCAGGCAGCGGAAGGTGTAATTCTTTTGCTGGGCTGgaaacaaaggaaaaggaaagaacttAGCGAGTGGGCTCAGTCTGAGGACAGACTGCAGTAGGAAAAAGCTCAGCTTTAGCTGCGCTTGCGGAAGGAAAGGCAGGCTCAGTGTAGTTCTGAACTGAGCTAAGCCCTGAGCCGCAGCCATACATTGCTCCTCCCACTGTTGTTGCAAGCCGGGAAGCCCACCTCCACCCGCCCACTACTGCACAGAGCTTGTAGCcagcctctttctccctcccttcctcccttctctagATTGTGTGCGCTTTTACTCACTCACCTTCAGATTGTCCCCAGACCTGTAGGAATGCCCACAGCAACAGCCATGGTAGGTACCGCATAGCGCCAGAGTTCTACACAGCCCTCGGCTCCGACTTCTGCGCTTTACTCTGCTCCCGGACTGGTACACAAAGGCTCTGGGGTTTTTGGTGCAGAGCCAGCAAAACCCGGAAGGACGCGCAGGCACGATTGGTAAATTACTCTTTGACAAAGCCAAACCCCCTGGTAGTTGAGGGTTGGAGTGCAGCTTTACTCAGAACCGCTACGCAAACcacttttaaacaaaacaaaacaaaacaaaacaacaacaacaaaaatgtctttCCGTTATACTAAAGAATGAGGTTGAGACTATCGTCTCAATATCGAAAGCAAGACAAAATTGTATTTCGGTTACAACTCCGATGGTATTAAAAATGCAAGGGGAAAAATAGAAGGGACGTTTTGGTCTAGCTAGCAGGGGCTGTCTGCAGGTGCTCCATTTACAAGTTTGGATCCTCCCAGATATCTATAAATATCAcattaaaataatgataatgataataatagatGTGATTCTTCTAGTGGTTCATTGAGAGGATAGGACTAGGCGGGTTAAGTTCCTTCATAGCTTTCGTATGCCCACAGTTTCCCATGTCAGATTCTTTTTCCCCTTACCCTGGTTTCTTTTCTCCCTTGCCTTACCTGCCCTCTGGCTGTCCCCGACTCCATTTTGGGAGAGTAcaggcatattttatttttagtttttattttgttctgtataTTGTACTGTCATGATTTGCGAAAATCGAAGACTTGTGTCAGTCTGATGTGAGGAAAAGCCAAAAGTGACGAGATGTGCCCCCTCGAAGCGCTTCAGCACAGCGAAAACACGGGCCATACACCTGCAGACAGATGTCTTTCCCACTCACTCGCAAATACCGAACCTCTTGTTTTTGAGAACAGAGGTAAGATTACAGGGCGCGCCTGTGAGTTTG
This region includes:
- the Cd1d1 gene encoding antigen-presenting glycoprotein CD1d1 isoform 3 precursor (isoform 3 precursor is encoded by transcript variant 3), producing MRYLPWLLLWAFLQVWGQSEAQQKNYTFRCLQMSSFANRSWSRTDSVVWLGDLQTHRWSNDSATISFTKPWSQEKPVAWLSSVPSSAHGHRQLVCHVSGFYPKPVWVMWMRGDQEQQGTHRGDFLPNADETWYLQATLDVEAGEEAGLACRVKHSSLGGQDIILYWDARQAPVGLIVFIVLIMLVVVGAVVYYIWRRRSAYQDIR
- the Cd1d1 gene encoding antigen-presenting glycoprotein CD1d1 isoform 1 precursor (isoform 1 precursor is encoded by transcript variant 1), whose amino-acid sequence is MRYLPWLLLWAFLQVWGQSEAQQKNYTFRCLQMSSFANRSWSRTDSVVWLGDLQTHRWSNDSATISFTKPWSQGKLSNQQWEKLQHMFQVYRVSFTRDIQELVKMMSPKEDYPIEIQLSAGCEMYPGNASESFLHVAFQGKYVVRFWGTSWQTVPGAPSWLDLPIKVLNADQGTSATVQMLLNDTCPLFVRGLLEAGKSDLEKQEKPVAWLSSVPSSAHGHRQLVCHVSGFYPKPVWVMWMRGDQEQQGTHRGDFLPNADETWYLQATLDVEAGEEAGLACRVKHSSLGGQDIILYWDARQAPVGLIVFIVLIMLVVVGAVVYYIWRRRSAYQDIR
- the Cd1d1 gene encoding antigen-presenting glycoprotein CD1d1 isoform 4 (isoform 4 is encoded by transcript variant 4), producing the protein MSSFANRSWSRTDSVVWLGDLQTHRWSNDSATISFTKPWSQGKLSNQQWEKLQHMFQVYRVSFTRDIQELVKMMSPKEDYPIEIQLSAGCEMYPGNASESFLHVAFQGKYVVRFWGTSWQTVPGAPSWLDLPIKVLNADQGTSATVQMLLNDTCPLFVRGLLEAGKSDLEKQEKPVAWLSSVPSSAHGHRQLVCHVSGFYPKPVWVMWMRGDQEQQGTHRGDFLPNADETWYLQATLDVEAGEEAGLACRVKHSSLGGQDIILYWDARQAPVGLIVFIVLIMLVVVGAVVYYIWRRRSAYQDIR
- the Cd1d1 gene encoding antigen-presenting glycoprotein CD1d1 isoform 2 precursor (isoform 2 precursor is encoded by transcript variant 2), giving the protein MRYLPWLLLWAFLQVWGQSEAQQKNYTFRCLQMSSFANRSWSRTDSVVWLGDLQTHRWSNDSATISFTKPWSQDPIEIQLSAGCEMYPGNASESFLHVAFQGKYVVRFWGTSWQTVPGAPSWLDLPIKVLNADQGTSATVQMLLNDTCPLFVRGLLEAGKSDLEKQEKPVAWLSSVPSSAHGHRQLVCHVSGFYPKPVWVMWMRGDQEQQGTHRGDFLPNADETWYLQATLDVEAGEEAGLACRVKHSSLGGQDIILYWDARQAPVGLIVFIVLIMLVVVGAVVYYIWRRRSAYQDIR